In one window of Branchiostoma floridae strain S238N-H82 chromosome 14, Bfl_VNyyK, whole genome shotgun sequence DNA:
- the LOC118430653 gene encoding echinoderm microtubule-associated protein-like 1 isoform X1, which translates to MHRQDALRAFRRPSDSDDSGISEAKILVPPGRRHSATLVKDALQPEAAFQKLQVRRYSLEETDIKADSRRRHSSTNTKGTLISETPSDNIQVRRLSLGEGQRPEMYTIKDINITIGDEKFKINTEDLTSTEQKDLEISTKMKMAKVDSSGVIQDSRVQSMRDSGIDIRAESEDSLPNSGDDSKMEIEVGKIKHELVPITSPEEGHSGPQAPTHKDNITIPIEIRVPGGEGRQSKSAPPARDEPALPGGLSPRSRIPVPVQTADMSRENRADVLNRAERLLRAQESMDPTQNKQHASLPKAPENNSLHIARVEHPPYIPPILPPSKPAYPESRQTVTTNNLNSESDFSDDDDDLTTARSVLDSRQPLNQPRRARRVTFYRNGDPHWKGVNFAINNKRIRNMEALLILLSEKIPLPYGVRHVYTLGGKRLTDLTELEHGKSYVCASGEMVKGVDYGRKTERYWHNRKPTAGKRRGENYLYKEDPVDRLSIDSRQSMMSDQLSPRSKPRVITIISNTHRDSRGKILLNPRTSQNFEDILKDMTGAIKMTNPPIEALYTFSTEQKVQGFGQLFREFRDCDIFIACGSESLKRGPPSSEGYKSDAPAHAQYDHTQPIKQSTRKTQTPQKQQMSGSSSDSGEDSLTPPPPSQAYRSRRRSVQSNATQTDIEADPKPLDDFADNSIDTLAVQDSDDPYVTSPVASEDDVVRMAIHGRRQTFFRPTSYDKTYVNPGSRPNKKLKLEWVYGYRGYDARDNLCVLPSGELMYFVATVVVMYNPRKETQRHYIGHTEDIQCMSHHPSEQYVATGQMAGQLPDAHAHIRVWDHVTLNTLAVIGLETFQNGICCLGFSKQNHGNYLMAVDEGDNHVLSVWDWQADKIVAKTKTHPDTVVLGAFHPHEDSILITAGKQHMYFWKMVGGKILRDKKSGVFEGEKPKFITGMEFSATGDVITGDSSGNILVWSRDDSNIFNLQHAIMRAHEKSVFTLRMLSDGTLLSGGGVDRKLVAWDSLRGYIPAKAERQLSEANGGIRTIVEQNAGQADGLLYLATSNNLIIQGSLQTKFTTVIQGHSEELWALAVHPHEHAFLTAGYDNHVCLWSSATHKLLWRVSVEKPCLSATFSPNGALAVVGTTVGLFVALNAYDGSLVASFQVGTEQLDAIRFSPDGSLLAMGSHDNTIYLFSVLDDGRTFRKAALLKGHKNFLTHIDWSSDGRYLQSVDGDYELLFWKVDENRRENPAVTRDVTWHTQTCILGYNVLGIWPARENGIDINTVSRSESGDLLAVGDSQGFLKLYRYPSTQKKAQSHQWKMCSSNVTNVKFLYDDGYLLTTGGMDAALMQWAVQVTEGINRNRAKRY; encoded by the exons GCGTTTCGTCGGCCGTCTGACTCTGACGATAGCGGTATCTCAG AAGCCAAAATACTAGTTCCCCCAGGCCGTCGACACTCTGCGACGCTTGTCAAAGACGCCCTGCAGCCCGAAGCTGCCTTCCAGAAACTTCAAGTGCGAAGATATTCCCTTGAAGAAACCGACATAAAGGCAGATTCGCGTCGTCGACACTCTTCGACGAATACTAAAGGCACTCTGATTTCTGAGACTCCTTCCGACAATATTCAAGTGCGACGATTGTCTCTCGGAGAAGGACAGAGGCCG GAAATGTACACCATCAAGGATATCAACATCACCATCGGCGATGAGAAGTTCAAGATCAACACAGAAGATCTGACTTCGACCGAGCAGAAAGATCTCGAGATCTCGACCAAGATGAAAATGGCCAAGGTTGACTCGAGCGGAGTTATCCAGGACTCCCGGGTACAGAGTATGAGGGACTCCGGGATCGACATCCGGGCGGAGTCGGAGGACAGTCTTCCGAACAGCGGAGACGACAGTAAGATGGAGATCGAAGTGGGCAAAATCAAGCACGAGCTCGTGCCGATCACATCGCCGGAAGAAGGACACAGCGGTCCCCAAGCACCGACCCACAAGGATAACATCACCATCCCGATCGAGATACGGGTGCCAGGGGGCGAAGGGCGGCAGAGCAAGTCGGCCCCACCGGCTCGTGACGAGCCCGCGCTCCCTGGCGGCCTCTCCCCGAGGAGCCGGATCCCCGTCCCGGTGCAGACGGCGGACATGAGCCGGGAGAACAGGGCAGACGTGCTGAACCGGGCAGAAAGGCTGCTGAGGGCTCAAGAGTCCATGGATCCCACACAGAACAAACAACACGCAAGTTTACCGAAG GCACCTGAGAACAACAGTCTTCACATCGCACGGGTGGAACATCCTCCATATATCCCACCAATTCTGCCGCCTTCAAAACCCGCCTATCCAGAAAGCCGCCAAACCGTCACTACCAACAACCTCAACTCCGAGAGCGACTTCTCAGACGATGACGACGATCTCACGACGGCTCGAAGCGTCTTGGACAGTCGTCAGCCCCTCAACCAGCCCCGCCGGGCCCGGAGGGTGACGTTCTACCGCAACGGCGACCCACACTGGAAGGGCGTCAACTTCGCCATCAATAACAAACGGATTCGCAACATGGAAGCGCTGCTGATCCTCCTGAGCGAGAAGATTCCCCTCCCGTACGGCGTGCGTCACGTGTACACCCTGGGCGGCAAGCGGCTGACGGACCTGACGGAGCTGGAGCACGGCAAGTCGTACGTGTGCGCCTCCGGGGAGATGGTGAAGGGAGTGGACTACGGCAGGAAGACCGAGCGCTACTGGCACAACAGGAAACCCACGGCGGGAAAACGTCGAGGAGAGAACTACCTCTACAAGGAAGACCCTGTGGACAGGCTCTCCATAGACTCCAGACAGAGCATGATGAGTGATCAGCTCTCTCCGCGGAGCAAGCCCAGAGTCATCACCATTATCTCCAACACGCACAGGGACTCGCGCGGGAAGATATTACTCAACCCACGAACATCCCAGAACTTTGAGGACATCCTGAAGGACATGACGGGCGCCATCAAAATGACCAACCCTCCCATCGAGGCGCTCTACACATTCTCAACAGAACAAAAG GTTCAGGGGTTTGGCCAGTTGTTCCGTGAGTTCAGAGATTGTGACATCTTCATAGCCTGCGGCTCGGAGTCCCTGAAAAGAGGCCCGCCCAGCAGCGAGGGGTACAAGTCTGACGCGCCTGCGCATGCACAGTACGATCATACCCAGCCCATCAAACAGTCCACTAGGAAAACACAGACACCTCAGAAACAACAGATGAGCG GATCCTCCAGCGACAGTGGAGAAGATAGCCTCACCCCACCACCACCCAGCCAGGCCTACAGATCGCGCAGGCGCAGTGTGCAGTCCAAcgccacacagacagacatcgAGGCCGATCCCAAACCAC TTGACGACTTCGCGGACAACTCCATAGACACGTTGGCAGTCCAGGACAGTGATGACCCCTACGTGACGTCACCTGTAGCCTCAGAAGACGACGTTGTGCGCATGGCCATCCATGGCAGACGGCAGACGTTCTTCCGACCAACGAGCTACGACAAGACATACGTGAATCCCGGCAGCAGACCCAACAAGAAACTCAAGCTAGAATGGGT TTACGGGTACCGTGGGTACGATGCTCGGGACAACCTGTGTGTTCTGCCGTCCGGAGAGCTCATGTACTTCGTGGCTACCGTCGTCGTCATGTACAATCCGCGCAAGGAAACACAACGACACTACATCGGACACACAGAAGACATACAATG CATGTCCCATCATCCTAGTGAGCAGTATGTTGCAACGGGACAAATGGCGGGGCAGTTGCCGGATGCGCAC GCACACATCAGAGTTTGGGATCACGTGACACTCAACACCTTGGCCGTTATTGGACTGGAAACCTTCCAGAATGGTATCTGCTGTCTCGGATTCTCCAAACAG AACCATGGTAACTACCTGATGGCCGTGGACGAGGGAGACAACCACGTGCTCAGCGTGTGGGACTGGCAGGCAGACAAGATCGTCGCCAAAACAAAG ACTCACCCCGACACAGTGGTACTTGGAGCCTTCCACCCGCACGAGGACAGCATCCTCATCACGGCAGGGAAACAGCACATGTACTTCTGGAAGATGGTCGGTGGCAAGATCCTCAGGGACAAGAAGAGCGGAGTGTTTGAG gGCGAGAAGCCGAAGTTCATTACCGGCATGGAGTTTTCTGCaactggtgacgtcatcacgggAGACTCTAGCGGGAACATCCTGGTGTGGTCACGTGACGACAGCAATATCTTCAATCTCCAGCACGCTATCATGCGCGCGCACGAG AAGAGCGTGTTCACACTGCGCATGCTCTCGGACGGGACCCTTCTGTCCGGTGGCGGGGTGGACCGGAAGTTGGTGGCGTGGGACTCCCTGAGGGGGTACATCCCGGCAAAGGCGGAGAGACAG CTCTCCGAAGCGAATGGCGGTATCCGGACCATTGTTGAGCAGAACGCAGGGCAGGCAGACGGTCTGCTGTACCTGGCCACGTCCAACAACCTCATCATACAGGGGTCCCTACAGACCAAGTTCACCACTGTTATTCAG GGCCACAGTGAGGAGCTGTGGGCTCTGGCTGTCCACCCACACGAGCACGCTTTCCTGACGGCGGGTTATGACAACCACGTCTGTCTGTGGTCATCAGCCACACACAAACTACTGTGGAGGGTCTCTGTGGAG AAACCTTGCCTGTCTGCGACGTTCTCCCCCAACGGTGCTTTAGCGGTTGTGGGCACGACCGTCGGCCTGTTTGTCGCCCTGAACGCGTATGACGGCTCCCTGGTCGCCTCCTTCCAAGTCGGCACAGAACAGCTGGACGCCATCAGGTTTTCACCAG ACGGCAGCCTCCTGGCCATGGGTTCCCATGACAACACCATCTACCTCTTCTCTGTGCTAGACGACGGGCGGACATTCCGCAAGGCGGCGCTGTTGAAG GGACACAAAAACTTCCTGACTCACATCGACTGGTCGTCAGACGGGAGGTACCTACAGAGTGTGGACGGAGACTACGAGCTCCTCTTCT GGAAGGTGGATGAAAACCGCCGTGAGAATCCAGCCGTGACGAGAGACGTGACAtggcacacacagacatgcatcCTGGGATACAACGTGCTGG GAATCTGGCCAGCCAGAGAAAACGGAATTGACATCAACACAGTCAGCCGCTCGGAGTCAGGGGATCTTCTTGCTGTCGGAGATAGTCAGGGGTTCCTGAAACTCTACAGATATCCCTCCACACAGAAAAAG GCACAGAGTCACCAGTGGAAGATGTGCAGCAGCAACGTCACGAATGTCAAGTTCCTGTACGATGACGGCTACCTGCTGACTACGGGCGGCATGGACGCTGCGCTGATGCAGTGGGCCGTGCAGGTGACAGAAGGCATCAACAGGAACAGGGCAAAGCGCTACTGA
- the LOC118430653 gene encoding echinoderm microtubule-associated protein-like 2 isoform X2 — MGERRGKVQKGVRFFIPSDLPGGDPGGKAPENNSLHIARVEHPPYIPPILPPSKPAYPESRQTVTTNNLNSESDFSDDDDDLTTARSVLDSRQPLNQPRRARRVTFYRNGDPHWKGVNFAINNKRIRNMEALLILLSEKIPLPYGVRHVYTLGGKRLTDLTELEHGKSYVCASGEMVKGVDYGRKTERYWHNRKPTAGKRRGENYLYKEDPVDRLSIDSRQSMMSDQLSPRSKPRVITIISNTHRDSRGKILLNPRTSQNFEDILKDMTGAIKMTNPPIEALYTFSTEQKVQGFGQLFREFRDCDIFIACGSESLKRGPPSSEGYKSDAPAHAQYDHTQPIKQSTRKTQTPQKQQMSGSSSDSGEDSLTPPPPSQAYRSRRRSVQSNATQTDIEADPKPLDDFADNSIDTLAVQDSDDPYVTSPVASEDDVVRMAIHGRRQTFFRPTSYDKTYVNPGSRPNKKLKLEWVYGYRGYDARDNLCVLPSGELMYFVATVVVMYNPRKETQRHYIGHTEDIQCMSHHPSEQYVATGQMAGQLPDAHAHIRVWDHVTLNTLAVIGLETFQNGICCLGFSKQNHGNYLMAVDEGDNHVLSVWDWQADKIVAKTKTHPDTVVLGAFHPHEDSILITAGKQHMYFWKMVGGKILRDKKSGVFEGEKPKFITGMEFSATGDVITGDSSGNILVWSRDDSNIFNLQHAIMRAHEKSVFTLRMLSDGTLLSGGGVDRKLVAWDSLRGYIPAKAERQLSEANGGIRTIVEQNAGQADGLLYLATSNNLIIQGSLQTKFTTVIQGHSEELWALAVHPHEHAFLTAGYDNHVCLWSSATHKLLWRVSVEKPCLSATFSPNGALAVVGTTVGLFVALNAYDGSLVASFQVGTEQLDAIRFSPDGSLLAMGSHDNTIYLFSVLDDGRTFRKAALLKGHKNFLTHIDWSSDGRYLQSVDGDYELLFWKVDENRRENPAVTRDVTWHTQTCILGYNVLGIWPARENGIDINTVSRSESGDLLAVGDSQGFLKLYRYPSTQKKAQSHQWKMCSSNVTNVKFLYDDGYLLTTGGMDAALMQWAVQVTEGINRNRAKRY, encoded by the exons ATGGGTGAGCGTCGCGGGAAGGTGCAGAAGGGGGTCCGGTTCTTCATCCCGTCGGACCTCCCTGGGGGAGACCCCGGGGGGAAG GCACCTGAGAACAACAGTCTTCACATCGCACGGGTGGAACATCCTCCATATATCCCACCAATTCTGCCGCCTTCAAAACCCGCCTATCCAGAAAGCCGCCAAACCGTCACTACCAACAACCTCAACTCCGAGAGCGACTTCTCAGACGATGACGACGATCTCACGACGGCTCGAAGCGTCTTGGACAGTCGTCAGCCCCTCAACCAGCCCCGCCGGGCCCGGAGGGTGACGTTCTACCGCAACGGCGACCCACACTGGAAGGGCGTCAACTTCGCCATCAATAACAAACGGATTCGCAACATGGAAGCGCTGCTGATCCTCCTGAGCGAGAAGATTCCCCTCCCGTACGGCGTGCGTCACGTGTACACCCTGGGCGGCAAGCGGCTGACGGACCTGACGGAGCTGGAGCACGGCAAGTCGTACGTGTGCGCCTCCGGGGAGATGGTGAAGGGAGTGGACTACGGCAGGAAGACCGAGCGCTACTGGCACAACAGGAAACCCACGGCGGGAAAACGTCGAGGAGAGAACTACCTCTACAAGGAAGACCCTGTGGACAGGCTCTCCATAGACTCCAGACAGAGCATGATGAGTGATCAGCTCTCTCCGCGGAGCAAGCCCAGAGTCATCACCATTATCTCCAACACGCACAGGGACTCGCGCGGGAAGATATTACTCAACCCACGAACATCCCAGAACTTTGAGGACATCCTGAAGGACATGACGGGCGCCATCAAAATGACCAACCCTCCCATCGAGGCGCTCTACACATTCTCAACAGAACAAAAG GTTCAGGGGTTTGGCCAGTTGTTCCGTGAGTTCAGAGATTGTGACATCTTCATAGCCTGCGGCTCGGAGTCCCTGAAAAGAGGCCCGCCCAGCAGCGAGGGGTACAAGTCTGACGCGCCTGCGCATGCACAGTACGATCATACCCAGCCCATCAAACAGTCCACTAGGAAAACACAGACACCTCAGAAACAACAGATGAGCG GATCCTCCAGCGACAGTGGAGAAGATAGCCTCACCCCACCACCACCCAGCCAGGCCTACAGATCGCGCAGGCGCAGTGTGCAGTCCAAcgccacacagacagacatcgAGGCCGATCCCAAACCAC TTGACGACTTCGCGGACAACTCCATAGACACGTTGGCAGTCCAGGACAGTGATGACCCCTACGTGACGTCACCTGTAGCCTCAGAAGACGACGTTGTGCGCATGGCCATCCATGGCAGACGGCAGACGTTCTTCCGACCAACGAGCTACGACAAGACATACGTGAATCCCGGCAGCAGACCCAACAAGAAACTCAAGCTAGAATGGGT TTACGGGTACCGTGGGTACGATGCTCGGGACAACCTGTGTGTTCTGCCGTCCGGAGAGCTCATGTACTTCGTGGCTACCGTCGTCGTCATGTACAATCCGCGCAAGGAAACACAACGACACTACATCGGACACACAGAAGACATACAATG CATGTCCCATCATCCTAGTGAGCAGTATGTTGCAACGGGACAAATGGCGGGGCAGTTGCCGGATGCGCAC GCACACATCAGAGTTTGGGATCACGTGACACTCAACACCTTGGCCGTTATTGGACTGGAAACCTTCCAGAATGGTATCTGCTGTCTCGGATTCTCCAAACAG AACCATGGTAACTACCTGATGGCCGTGGACGAGGGAGACAACCACGTGCTCAGCGTGTGGGACTGGCAGGCAGACAAGATCGTCGCCAAAACAAAG ACTCACCCCGACACAGTGGTACTTGGAGCCTTCCACCCGCACGAGGACAGCATCCTCATCACGGCAGGGAAACAGCACATGTACTTCTGGAAGATGGTCGGTGGCAAGATCCTCAGGGACAAGAAGAGCGGAGTGTTTGAG gGCGAGAAGCCGAAGTTCATTACCGGCATGGAGTTTTCTGCaactggtgacgtcatcacgggAGACTCTAGCGGGAACATCCTGGTGTGGTCACGTGACGACAGCAATATCTTCAATCTCCAGCACGCTATCATGCGCGCGCACGAG AAGAGCGTGTTCACACTGCGCATGCTCTCGGACGGGACCCTTCTGTCCGGTGGCGGGGTGGACCGGAAGTTGGTGGCGTGGGACTCCCTGAGGGGGTACATCCCGGCAAAGGCGGAGAGACAG CTCTCCGAAGCGAATGGCGGTATCCGGACCATTGTTGAGCAGAACGCAGGGCAGGCAGACGGTCTGCTGTACCTGGCCACGTCCAACAACCTCATCATACAGGGGTCCCTACAGACCAAGTTCACCACTGTTATTCAG GGCCACAGTGAGGAGCTGTGGGCTCTGGCTGTCCACCCACACGAGCACGCTTTCCTGACGGCGGGTTATGACAACCACGTCTGTCTGTGGTCATCAGCCACACACAAACTACTGTGGAGGGTCTCTGTGGAG AAACCTTGCCTGTCTGCGACGTTCTCCCCCAACGGTGCTTTAGCGGTTGTGGGCACGACCGTCGGCCTGTTTGTCGCCCTGAACGCGTATGACGGCTCCCTGGTCGCCTCCTTCCAAGTCGGCACAGAACAGCTGGACGCCATCAGGTTTTCACCAG ACGGCAGCCTCCTGGCCATGGGTTCCCATGACAACACCATCTACCTCTTCTCTGTGCTAGACGACGGGCGGACATTCCGCAAGGCGGCGCTGTTGAAG GGACACAAAAACTTCCTGACTCACATCGACTGGTCGTCAGACGGGAGGTACCTACAGAGTGTGGACGGAGACTACGAGCTCCTCTTCT GGAAGGTGGATGAAAACCGCCGTGAGAATCCAGCCGTGACGAGAGACGTGACAtggcacacacagacatgcatcCTGGGATACAACGTGCTGG GAATCTGGCCAGCCAGAGAAAACGGAATTGACATCAACACAGTCAGCCGCTCGGAGTCAGGGGATCTTCTTGCTGTCGGAGATAGTCAGGGGTTCCTGAAACTCTACAGATATCCCTCCACACAGAAAAAG GCACAGAGTCACCAGTGGAAGATGTGCAGCAGCAACGTCACGAATGTCAAGTTCCTGTACGATGACGGCTACCTGCTGACTACGGGCGGCATGGACGCTGCGCTGATGCAGTGGGCCGTGCAGGTGACAGAAGGCATCAACAGGAACAGGGCAAAGCGCTACTGA
- the LOC118431141 gene encoding uncharacterized protein LOC118431141 isoform X1, producing MGGNAAALCLGFLLSVLPCPRAEVSQCPSGWTGPSCKDFSCDGRSQGSYPDPSVCHMYYTCVDGYQSPVHQSCGPAGWLAFSQVTQNCEWPQDVPGCGPSPFGILGVSTFVNPDDPLLVEVATDDGNVIQAQGDKTEEGAATSMESLTQTTPGGDETTVGFSPDSALVDTVVTSSGVSMTFTWTDDKVYVTASAQNSSFELNVQVDLEPSDMPTGPTLSEVHGTATVFESPTTDHSSFNNGADSAQTGPMSTEEGQTTGDMNAPSSESANAMAMQSLRLPVMVTRCGRPADDATVKAFGYKMSNITPLLATDISSLHPDVEYRVVPTGDAGKFEIVVPASPADSSPEAAQTVCDSVSQVVGGVCAASLNVRPAVDGTICNEVADAAQFLTTQSGAESALVLAACSGGFGAVQTFCDAIGFNAAEQDASSDLCQKVTTTVDSFTPEPVLVVPKAVFPSGEEVSVPGKIVSPGNVNQTIPAFSISSGSGHVISSVDFNPRDPLPGQSYVGHARFTCTDVTTVATMKIVGTDGYQNEVQCAGAISECTLRVPGAQELVVDRVTTSLQSGAGPAVSRESVIVF from the exons ATGGGCGG AAACGCAGCCGCACTATGCCTGGGGTTTCTTCTGTCAGTCTTGCCTTGTCCACGGG CTGAAGTCTCCCAGTGCCCGTCCGGGTGGACTGGTCCTTCCTGTAAAGACT TTTCGTGTGACGGACGAAGCCAGGGTAGTTACCCCGACCCTAGCGTCTGTCACATGTACTACACGTGTGTGGACGGGTACCAGTCGCCGGTGCACCAGTCCTGTGGGCCCGCTGGTTGGCTAGCCTTCAGTCAGGTGACCCAGAATTGCGAATGGCCCCAGGACGTGCCCGGATGTGGACCCAGCCCATTCG GTATCCTCGGTGTGTCCACCTTTGTGAACCCTGATGACCCCCTTCTGGTGGAGGTGGCCACCGACGACGGCAACGTCATACAA GCTCAAGGAGACAAGACAGAGGAAGGAGCGGCAACCTCAATGGAGTCCCTTACGCAGACCACACCCGGCGGAGACGAGACCACTGTCGGCTTCTCCCCGGACAGCGCCCTGGTCGACACCGTGGTGACGTCATCGGGCGTCTCCATGACCTTTACGTGGACTGATGACAAAGTCTACGTCACCGCTTCGGCACAGAACTCTAGTTTTGAGCTCAATGTGCAG GTCGACCTGGAGCCAAGCGACATGCCGACCGGACCAACCTTGTCAGAGGTGCACGGAACAGCCACGGTGTTTGAGTCCCCAACAACCGACCACTCGTCTTTCAATAACGGAGCAGATTCTGCACAAACTGGACCGATGAGTACTGAAGAAGGCCAGACTACAGGGGACATGAACGCACCTTCCTCGGAGTCGGCTAACGCCATGGCGATGCAGAGTCTGAGGCTGCCTGTCATGGTAACTAGGTGTGGCCGGCCAGCAGACGACGCGACTGTCAAGGCATTCGGCTACAAAA TGTCCAATATCACGCCACTACTGGCTACCGACATCTCGTCCTTGCACCCGGACGTGGAGTACCGTGTTGTCCCGACAGGAGACGCTGGAAAGTTCGAGATCGTCGTCCCGGCCAGCCCGGCGGACTCCTCTCCGGAGGCGGCCCAGACCGTGTGCGACAGCGTCAGTCAGGTGGTAGGTGGCGTGTGCGCTGCATCGCTGAACGTCAGGCCTGCGGTGGACGGAACCATCTGTAACGAGGTCGCCGACGCCGCGCAGTTCCTCACGACTCAGTCAG GCGCGGAAAGTGCTCTCGTGCTGGCCGCCTGCTCGGGCGGCTTCGGCGCCGTGCAGACGTTCTGTGACGCCATTGGCTTCAATGCAGCGGAGCAGGACGCATCGTCTGATCTCTGTCAAAAG GTGACAACGACCGTCGACTCGTTTACGCCGGAGCCGGTGCTTGTTGTCCCGAAGGCTGTGTTCCCGAGTGGGGAGGAGGTTTCCGTCCCAGGAAAGATCGTGTCTCCAGGAAACGTCAACCAAACAATTCCCGCCTTCAGCATCTCATCCGGCAGCGGTCACGTGATCTCCTCTGTGGACTTCAACCCGCGAGACCCCTTACCTGGTCAGAGCTACGTCGGGCATGCGCGGTTCACCTGCACCGACGTCACCACCGTGGCCACCATGAAGATAGTCGGGACAGACGGGTACCAAAATGAA GTGCAGTGCGCAGGTGCCATCTCAGAGTGTACCCTACGCGTACCCGGGGCACAGGAGCTCGTGGTTGACCGCGTCACCACCTCACTCCAGTCAGGCGCAGGGCCCGCTGTCTCGAGGGAGTCCGTCATCGTTTTCTGA
- the LOC118431141 gene encoding uncharacterized protein LOC118431141 isoform X2 encodes MGGNAAALCLGFLLSVLPCPRVSCDGRSQGSYPDPSVCHMYYTCVDGYQSPVHQSCGPAGWLAFSQVTQNCEWPQDVPGCGPSPFGILGVSTFVNPDDPLLVEVATDDGNVIQAQGDKTEEGAATSMESLTQTTPGGDETTVGFSPDSALVDTVVTSSGVSMTFTWTDDKVYVTASAQNSSFELNVQVDLEPSDMPTGPTLSEVHGTATVFESPTTDHSSFNNGADSAQTGPMSTEEGQTTGDMNAPSSESANAMAMQSLRLPVMVTRCGRPADDATVKAFGYKMSNITPLLATDISSLHPDVEYRVVPTGDAGKFEIVVPASPADSSPEAAQTVCDSVSQVVGGVCAASLNVRPAVDGTICNEVADAAQFLTTQSGAESALVLAACSGGFGAVQTFCDAIGFNAAEQDASSDLCQKVTTTVDSFTPEPVLVVPKAVFPSGEEVSVPGKIVSPGNVNQTIPAFSISSGSGHVISSVDFNPRDPLPGQSYVGHARFTCTDVTTVATMKIVGTDGYQNEVQCAGAISECTLRVPGAQELVVDRVTTSLQSGAGPAVSRESVIVF; translated from the exons ATGGGCGG AAACGCAGCCGCACTATGCCTGGGGTTTCTTCTGTCAGTCTTGCCTTGTCCACGGG TTTCGTGTGACGGACGAAGCCAGGGTAGTTACCCCGACCCTAGCGTCTGTCACATGTACTACACGTGTGTGGACGGGTACCAGTCGCCGGTGCACCAGTCCTGTGGGCCCGCTGGTTGGCTAGCCTTCAGTCAGGTGACCCAGAATTGCGAATGGCCCCAGGACGTGCCCGGATGTGGACCCAGCCCATTCG GTATCCTCGGTGTGTCCACCTTTGTGAACCCTGATGACCCCCTTCTGGTGGAGGTGGCCACCGACGACGGCAACGTCATACAA GCTCAAGGAGACAAGACAGAGGAAGGAGCGGCAACCTCAATGGAGTCCCTTACGCAGACCACACCCGGCGGAGACGAGACCACTGTCGGCTTCTCCCCGGACAGCGCCCTGGTCGACACCGTGGTGACGTCATCGGGCGTCTCCATGACCTTTACGTGGACTGATGACAAAGTCTACGTCACCGCTTCGGCACAGAACTCTAGTTTTGAGCTCAATGTGCAG GTCGACCTGGAGCCAAGCGACATGCCGACCGGACCAACCTTGTCAGAGGTGCACGGAACAGCCACGGTGTTTGAGTCCCCAACAACCGACCACTCGTCTTTCAATAACGGAGCAGATTCTGCACAAACTGGACCGATGAGTACTGAAGAAGGCCAGACTACAGGGGACATGAACGCACCTTCCTCGGAGTCGGCTAACGCCATGGCGATGCAGAGTCTGAGGCTGCCTGTCATGGTAACTAGGTGTGGCCGGCCAGCAGACGACGCGACTGTCAAGGCATTCGGCTACAAAA TGTCCAATATCACGCCACTACTGGCTACCGACATCTCGTCCTTGCACCCGGACGTGGAGTACCGTGTTGTCCCGACAGGAGACGCTGGAAAGTTCGAGATCGTCGTCCCGGCCAGCCCGGCGGACTCCTCTCCGGAGGCGGCCCAGACCGTGTGCGACAGCGTCAGTCAGGTGGTAGGTGGCGTGTGCGCTGCATCGCTGAACGTCAGGCCTGCGGTGGACGGAACCATCTGTAACGAGGTCGCCGACGCCGCGCAGTTCCTCACGACTCAGTCAG GCGCGGAAAGTGCTCTCGTGCTGGCCGCCTGCTCGGGCGGCTTCGGCGCCGTGCAGACGTTCTGTGACGCCATTGGCTTCAATGCAGCGGAGCAGGACGCATCGTCTGATCTCTGTCAAAAG GTGACAACGACCGTCGACTCGTTTACGCCGGAGCCGGTGCTTGTTGTCCCGAAGGCTGTGTTCCCGAGTGGGGAGGAGGTTTCCGTCCCAGGAAAGATCGTGTCTCCAGGAAACGTCAACCAAACAATTCCCGCCTTCAGCATCTCATCCGGCAGCGGTCACGTGATCTCCTCTGTGGACTTCAACCCGCGAGACCCCTTACCTGGTCAGAGCTACGTCGGGCATGCGCGGTTCACCTGCACCGACGTCACCACCGTGGCCACCATGAAGATAGTCGGGACAGACGGGTACCAAAATGAA GTGCAGTGCGCAGGTGCCATCTCAGAGTGTACCCTACGCGTACCCGGGGCACAGGAGCTCGTGGTTGACCGCGTCACCACCTCACTCCAGTCAGGCGCAGGGCCCGCTGTCTCGAGGGAGTCCGTCATCGTTTTCTGA